The genomic segment GAGTATGTAGATGTTGCTTCTGAATATGAATTAGTGGACTTGTTGGATTTTTCACGTGTGAATTTCGATAAGACAATAAAGACTGTTGCAACACTATCTTATCCGGAAATAGAAACAAAGTATCCCAAGGAAAAGTTAGGAAAAATAGCTCCATATTCAAGTGTTAAAATAGCATTGTCTGGTATAGATGTTAAGACTTATATCTCTACAGAAAATATTCTTCAAAATTGTTCGGGTGTAAAGCCATATGTAGGAATGCCTAATATAGACAAGATAACAGAGTATCACAAAAATGATATTTTAGTATCTAATATCCGTCCTTATTTGAAGAAAATTTGGTTGGCAGAATATGATGGTGGTTGTTCAAATGATGTATTGGTATTTAGAAATGAAAGAGTAAATGAAATATTGAATGACTACCTGTTTGAGGTATTATCAAGTGATATTTTCTTTGAATATATGATGGTTGGAAAAACTGGAATAAAAATGCCACGTGGTGATAAACGAAGTATTCCTAATTTTGAGGTTCCACTTCCTCCAATGGATATTCAAAAGAAAATCGTGGAGGAATGTGAGAAGATTGATCAAAAATTCAAGCAACAACAGTTTGAGTTGGATTCTTTGAATAATCGTGTGGAATCAATTTTTGATGAAGTTGCAGGTAGAAGTCAAAAGTTGGAGAAACTTTGTTCGGCAATCAATCCGTCGAAAGCGGATGTGAAATCTATAGAGTCTTCAACAATGGTCTCTTTTGTCGAAATGTCATCTGTAAGCAATGATGGATATATTGAGCAAAAAGTAGATAAACCATTGGTTGATGTTCGTAAAGGTAGCTATACTTATTTTGCAGAAGGTGATATTATTATTGCTAAGATAACTCCGTGTATGGAGAATGGGAAGTGTGCGCTTGCTACTGGTTTGACGAATGGTATTGGTTTTGGTAGTTCTGAGTTTCATGTACTCAGGGTGAATAATAAACTAATCAATAATGTTTATCTCTTTGCTTACCTAAATAGAAAAGAAATTCGAGAAAGGGCTGCTGCTGTAATGACTGGCTCAAGTGGTCACAGAAGAGTGCCGATTACATTCTATGAGGAGTTGGAAATACCTGTTCCTTCTATGGATGAACAATTGAGAATAGTTGCTGAGTATCAGAAAAATATTTCAGCGATAATGGATTTAAGAGAATCTATGTCCAATGCTTCCTCTGCCAAGCAAGCCATCTTGGATAAATATTTAAAGTAACGAAACAATGAATAAAGAGAATATTGGTTACGTTTATATCCTCACCAATCCGAGCTTTCGCGAGGATTGGGTGAAGATAGGTAAGAGTTCCCGTCCGGTGGATTGGTATTAAAATAGGTGAGATAGTTACTTTTATTCCAACTGGTATTGAGGTTAGAGTGGCAAGTGATGATACGGTGGAGTATCAGAACAGAATCTACAAACTCTCTCCTTTTGTAGGAACTTTCTTGCCGGTAGAGAAACAAACTCCTTCTGGCGCATATCAAGGAGCTAAGTACTTTTCCTATAAAGGTAAGGTACTTGATGAATTGAGAAAAGAGAAAGAACTTTAGTAAAAATATATAAAAGCGACTTCTTGGTTTTAATGCCAAGAAGTCGCTTTTATATATTTTGAAAGTCTCAGACTTTTCCCATTTTCTTTCATTTTACGCCAATCTCAGTCTCAGCGAATTAAGCACTACGCTCACA from the Segatella copri genome contains:
- a CDS encoding GIY-YIG nuclease family protein — protein: MNKENIGYVYILTNPSFREDWVKIGKSSRPVDWY